A genomic stretch from Deltaproteobacteria bacterium includes:
- a CDS encoding class II fructose-bisphosphate aldolase: MTANSAKMDFDRALAVGRPPNVVRLFPNSRALIVSGKVIDRAMRAKGKAMTIAANARNYIIIRGVMQAAQKANAAVIIEIAKSEGGRNAYCAVNYWNLARQVDQVMNELGITVPVAIHADHYAIKAHRDLDDAKWEIPSMFESGITSIAVDASHLPDDENVLANIAIAPFIPAWAGRETEVGEIKGKEGLSTPEEALFHIQALNAHGIFPDWIALNNGTTHGIEASAQGIQVGLTAKIHSAIEKYHVSGAQHGTSGNSSERLVEIRNRTNTTKANVATALQMISWGVEVNDYGNAVIDNEGVPVKVPGRGVSEELWAAMVAYAKDKGITGGNYKKLNLPFENRILSQPREIRERMAKGVEDFVFHLLVDVFGAKDTAPLAIEEILRAGSYDLGPKTERIEDPAEWTEERIRERAREITATKGPAGDFED, translated from the coding sequence ATGACAGCGAATTCCGCGAAAATGGATTTTGACAGGGCCTTGGCAGTGGGCCGCCCCCCGAACGTCGTTAGGCTCTTTCCCAACTCCAGGGCGCTTATCGTGAGCGGGAAGGTCATCGACCGCGCCATGCGCGCCAAGGGCAAGGCCATGACCATCGCCGCCAACGCCCGCAACTATATCATAATTCGTGGCGTCATGCAGGCGGCGCAGAAGGCGAACGCGGCGGTCATAATCGAGATCGCCAAATCCGAAGGGGGAAGGAACGCATATTGCGCAGTGAACTATTGGAACTTGGCGAGACAGGTGGATCAGGTCATGAACGAACTCGGGATCACTGTCCCTGTTGCCATCCACGCGGATCACTATGCCATAAAGGCCCATAGGGACCTGGATGACGCAAAGTGGGAGATCCCTTCCATGTTCGAATCAGGCATTACGTCCATTGCTGTTGACGCCTCCCACCTGCCGGATGACGAAAACGTCCTTGCCAATATAGCAATAGCCCCTTTCATCCCTGCATGGGCAGGCCGCGAGACCGAAGTAGGGGAGATCAAGGGCAAAGAGGGCCTGTCCACCCCAGAGGAGGCGCTTTTCCATATCCAGGCCCTGAACGCCCATGGGATATTCCCGGATTGGATCGCCCTAAACAACGGAACTACGCACGGCATCGAGGCGAGCGCCCAGGGGATCCAGGTGGGGCTTACTGCCAAGATCCATTCGGCCATCGAGAAATATCACGTCTCCGGGGCCCAGCACGGGACCTCTGGAAACAGCTCGGAGCGCCTGGTCGAGATCCGGAATCGTACTAATACCACCAAGGCAAATGTCGCCACCGCCCTCCAGATGATTTCGTGGGGGGTCGAGGTGAACGACTACGGGAACGCCGTCATCGACAACGAAGGCGTGCCGGTCAAGGTCCCGGGACGCGGGGTCTCTGAGGAACTCTGGGCCGCCATGGTCGCCTATGCGAAGGATAAGGGGATCACCGGGGGAAATTACAAGAAGCTCAATCTTCCTTTCGAGAACCGGATCCTGTCCCAGCCCAGGGAGATCCGCGAACGCATGGCAAAGGGGGTGGAGGACTTTGTCTTTCATCTTCTTGTGGATGTCTTCGGGGCCAAGGATACGGCCCCTCTTGCCATCGAGGAAATTCTCCGCGCTGGTTCGTATGACCTTGGCCCAAAGACCGAGCGGATCGAGGATCCTGCTGAGTGGACTGAGGAACGAATTCGGGAACGGGCCAGGGAGATTACGGCCACAAAAGGGCCTGCTGGGGATTTCGAGGACTGA
- a CDS encoding metallophosphoesterase, which translates to MKIIAFGDIHMDYRAAASIPDIRTAHCVIVTGDFTNYGHSNDAEKVLAAIRGLNPRIYAIPGNLDQNSVLQHLESLGINLHGKGLRIGNLGIFGVGGSNPTPFNTPTEFSEEELGRIVREAHASVKDVLVKILVSHTPPFDTATDRIASGLHVGSREIRRFIEETQPDVCFTGHIHESRGTDRIGRTLILNPGMLRDPGWIEFEMREDGTWTASLNG; encoded by the coding sequence ATGAAGATCATTGCATTCGGAGACATCCACATGGATTACAGGGCAGCCGCTTCCATCCCAGACATCCGGACGGCGCACTGCGTCATCGTGACCGGGGACTTCACGAATTATGGCCACTCGAACGACGCGGAGAAGGTCCTTGCCGCCATCCGAGGGCTGAATCCGAGGATTTACGCAATACCAGGAAATCTGGACCAGAACTCCGTCCTTCAACACCTGGAATCCCTCGGCATCAACCTCCATGGAAAAGGGCTCCGCATCGGGAACCTCGGCATCTTCGGGGTGGGCGGATCGAATCCGACCCCCTTCAACACCCCGACCGAGTTTTCCGAAGAGGAGCTGGGGAGGATCGTCCGGGAGGCCCATGCCTCCGTGAAGGATGTGCTGGTCAAGATCCTCGTCTCCCATACCCCTCCGTTCGATACCGCGACGGATCGAATAGCAAGCGGTTTACACGTTGGAAGCAGGGAGATCAGGAGATTCATCGAAGAGACGCAGCCTGATGTCTGCTTTACCGGCCACATCCACGAATCCCGCGGGACCGACCGCATCGGCAGGACCCTCATTTTGAATCCGGGCATGCTTCGGGATCCCGGATGGATCGAGTTCGAGATGCGGGAAGACGGGACATGGACTGCATCCCTGAACGGGTAA
- a CDS encoding DUF3108 domain-containing protein: MLTLSKQRKLSTTHQAAFLFSCMWPVPLLVFLLALTFPSPCLSDGTSVLERCRTERLSYEISWSGIPAGTATLETIDNGDGTCSHVLTARSNPVLDVFYPVRIHATSTVDATTGAVMRYTKDAREGWGKHRSVRVDFSRDEKLVRTYSRGRLKRSLAVPEGVQDPISILYLYRLDPNVAQSGQIAITDGKRVIHPTLTVHGTDVTKSPAGAFSTQLLEPHMEGLGGVFAKSPGAKIHLWISKDEARIPVRFESEVSVGRFIALLTDYEQTTR; encoded by the coding sequence ATGCTGACTCTATCAAAACAGCGGAAACTTTCAACGACCCACCAGGCCGCCTTCCTGTTCTCCTGCATGTGGCCCGTTCCGCTCCTCGTATTCCTTTTGGCGCTCACCTTTCCCTCCCCGTGCCTGTCTGATGGCACGAGCGTCCTCGAACGGTGCCGAACTGAACGCCTTTCCTACGAGATAAGCTGGAGCGGAATCCCGGCTGGCACTGCCACACTCGAGACCATCGACAACGGCGACGGCACCTGCAGCCATGTCCTGACGGCCAGGTCCAATCCCGTCCTGGACGTCTTCTACCCCGTAAGGATACATGCAACTTCAACAGTGGATGCGACTACCGGCGCGGTCATGCGATATACCAAGGACGCCAGAGAGGGATGGGGAAAACACCGGTCCGTCCGGGTCGATTTCTCCCGAGATGAGAAATTGGTCAGGACCTACAGCCGAGGAAGGCTGAAAAGGAGCTTGGCCGTTCCGGAAGGCGTTCAGGACCCCATCTCCATCCTGTATCTCTATCGACTTGACCCCAACGTTGCGCAATCGGGACAAATTGCCATAACTGACGGCAAACGGGTCATCCATCCAACCCTTACGGTCCACGGCACTGACGTGACGAAAAGTCCTGCCGGGGCCTTTTCGACCCAACTCCTCGAACCACACATGGAAGGTCTTGGGGGGGTATTTGCAAAGAGCCCCGGGGCGAAAATACACCTCTGGATATCGAAGGACGAGGCGCGCATCCCGGTGAGATTCGAAAGTGAGGTATCCGTAGGCAGGTTCATCGCCCTCCTAACGGACTACGAACAGACTACACGCTGA
- a CDS encoding pancreas/duodenum homeobox protein 1, whose translation MTIRKRILTDAFLAEILPSERADTFFDAIYGGAEEGAFDISLKEVGLDEGENELHLEYLLTERPGKCIACSLTYGLPQVFERHPVIDIAGTVERIGEALKPKWKITGWRLGATRAAAPKVHSIPFVLKLQKI comes from the coding sequence ATGACGATCAGAAAACGCATCCTTACGGACGCCTTTCTCGCAGAGATCCTGCCTTCAGAACGGGCCGACACATTTTTCGACGCAATTTACGGCGGAGCCGAGGAAGGGGCCTTTGACATCTCCCTCAAGGAGGTGGGCCTTGACGAGGGGGAAAACGAGCTCCACCTTGAATATCTATTAACGGAGCGGCCCGGCAAATGCATAGCATGCAGCCTCACCTATGGCCTTCCCCAGGTATTCGAACGCCATCCCGTCATCGATATAGCAGGGACTGTGGAGCGAATCGGGGAAGCGCTCAAACCCAAATGGAAGATCACCGGATGGAGGCTTGGAGCCACCAGGGCCGCGGCACCTAAGGTGCATTCCATTCCTTTTGTCTTGAAACTCCAAAAAATATGA
- a CDS encoding DUF3135 domain-containing protein, which translates to MSVKTQEFDFESWMALARTDPEEFERRRQEEIESAIAKAPEDRRDRLRGLQWRIDMERRRCKTPLAACMRLNSLMWDFVYAENGFLAVLNACVSPGGSIRKATESFQPKARIIPFRPARAAKTG; encoded by the coding sequence ATGTCCGTCAAGACCCAGGAATTCGATTTTGAATCGTGGATGGCCCTTGCCCGAACCGACCCTGAGGAGTTCGAAAGGCGTAGGCAGGAAGAGATCGAATCGGCCATTGCGAAGGCCCCGGAGGACAGGAGGGATCGGCTGCGGGGGCTTCAGTGGCGGATCGACATGGAGCGCAGGCGTTGCAAGACCCCACTTGCCGCCTGCATGCGCCTAAATTCCCTCATGTGGGATTTCGTCTACGCGGAAAACGGTTTCCTCGCTGTGCTCAATGCCTGCGTCAGCCCTGGGGGATCCATCCGGAAGGCCACGGAGTCTTTCCAGCCTAAGGCCCGGATTATTCCCTTTCGACCGGCGAGGGCGGCAAAAACTGGGTGA